A genomic segment from Candidatus Brocadia sinica JPN1 encodes:
- a CDS encoding HAD family hydrolase yields the protein MRKNSQKIKAIILDLDDTLYDCSGTLVLRGRRQVAKTIAMMINCTEDEAYNLQLNMEKMYGTQSNVYKKIVSLYNLPNAYAKELLEEFIHVDISNITLFSDVTDTLKQLKTQGYKLILVTSGEKQIQRKKIDLLGLNNSYFDEILITDRNNGHTKRDCFQEIMQRHNLNPEEIICVGDKIDDELTASKSLRMVTVMFKHGRHYKAYRKETSKYIKPDYSIEHIKDLLELKIVDYLPIDRL from the coding sequence ATGCGGAAAAATTCCCAAAAAATCAAAGCTATCATCCTTGATCTGGATGACACCCTTTATGACTGCAGTGGTACACTTGTATTACGGGGCCGAAGGCAGGTTGCTAAAACGATTGCCATGATGATCAACTGCACTGAAGATGAGGCATATAACCTACAATTGAATATGGAGAAAATGTATGGAACACAAAGTAACGTCTACAAAAAGATTGTATCGCTCTACAACCTTCCAAATGCATACGCAAAGGAATTATTAGAAGAATTTATTCATGTAGACATCTCCAATATTACCCTCTTTTCTGACGTAACAGACACCCTGAAACAACTGAAAACGCAAGGTTACAAACTAATCCTCGTCACTTCCGGGGAGAAACAAATTCAAAGAAAGAAAATTGATCTACTGGGTTTAAATAACAGTTACTTTGATGAGATTCTGATTACGGATAGGAATAATGGCCATACAAAAAGGGATTGCTTCCAGGAAATCATGCAACGCCATAATTTGAATCCTGAAGAAATTATCTGCGTGGGAGACAAGATAGATGATGAATTAACTGCCAGCAAGTCTTTGAGGATGGTTACAGTGATGTTTAAACACGGAAGACATTATAAAGCATATCGAAAAGAGACATCCAAATACATCAAACCTGATTATTCTATCGAACACATTAAAGACCTTTTAGAATTAAAAATCGTGGATTATTTACCAATCGACCGATTGTAA
- the glgP gene encoding alpha-glucan family phosphorylase encodes MNNEAKIAYFSMEIGLSNDIPTYSGGLGVLAGDTIKSSADLKIPLIAVTLISKKGYFRQDIDSDGRQVEYPVVWDPSKFMVRLSRKVKVQIEERNVYIQAWRYKVQSITGGEVDVLYLDTDVEENTKEDREITAFLYGGDVHYRLKQEIVLGIGGVRMLHALGFHIKKYHMNEGHASLLVLELLLMHKKDVESVWDERWIWDTDTVKDLCVFTTHTPIEAGHDRFSYDLVNKILGAVVPLELLKRLGGEHYLNMTLLALNLSKYINGVAKKHGEVSKTLFPGYEINAITNGVHSFTWTCESFKQLYDKYIPGWANEPELLVRAENIPDEELWAAHLHAKNDLVHFVRNIAGIELNPDVLTVGFARRFASYKRADLVFSNLERLLKVGEKGRFQIVYAGKAHPKDIPGKDIIKKIIEFTKTIDNKIKVIFLKDYNMEKALKLVSGVDVWLNTPLRPREASGTSGMKAAHNGVINFSILDGWWIEGHIEGITGWSIGPKPLESSLVNVNDMTDAEDLYNKLENIIIPMYYKDKSHWIKVMKNSIGKIAYYFNTHRMMRRYVTEAYIR; translated from the coding sequence ATGAATAACGAAGCAAAGATTGCCTATTTTTCCATGGAGATTGGTCTCTCCAATGACATACCAACCTACAGCGGCGGCCTGGGCGTCCTTGCTGGGGACACCATAAAATCTAGCGCCGATCTTAAGATACCACTTATTGCCGTTACGCTGATCTCAAAAAAGGGATACTTTCGTCAAGATATTGACAGCGATGGGAGACAAGTTGAATACCCGGTGGTTTGGGACCCATCCAAATTTATGGTACGTCTATCCAGAAAAGTTAAGGTTCAAATCGAGGAGCGCAATGTTTATATTCAAGCCTGGCGCTATAAGGTGCAAAGCATCACTGGCGGAGAAGTGGATGTCCTCTATCTCGATACGGATGTTGAGGAAAACACAAAAGAAGACCGGGAGATTACCGCCTTTTTGTATGGAGGCGATGTGCATTACCGGCTAAAGCAGGAGATCGTACTCGGTATTGGCGGAGTACGCATGCTTCATGCCCTTGGATTCCATATCAAAAAATATCATATGAACGAAGGGCACGCCAGCTTATTGGTTCTGGAACTGCTCCTGATGCACAAGAAAGACGTTGAAAGTGTTTGGGATGAACGATGGATATGGGACACAGACACGGTGAAAGACTTGTGTGTGTTCACGACCCATACCCCCATTGAGGCAGGCCATGATCGATTTTCCTATGACCTTGTAAATAAAATTCTGGGTGCGGTCGTTCCGTTGGAGTTACTGAAAAGGCTAGGAGGTGAACACTATCTGAATATGACGCTCCTTGCATTGAACCTGAGTAAATATATAAATGGCGTTGCCAAAAAGCACGGCGAGGTTTCTAAAACCTTATTCCCTGGTTACGAGATCAATGCCATTACAAACGGTGTTCATTCGTTTACCTGGACGTGTGAAAGTTTTAAGCAATTGTACGACAAATACATCCCTGGCTGGGCTAATGAACCCGAGTTGCTTGTCCGTGCCGAAAATATTCCCGATGAGGAATTGTGGGCGGCTCATCTTCACGCAAAAAACGATCTAGTTCATTTTGTGAGAAATATTGCCGGCATAGAGTTAAATCCAGATGTGTTAACCGTCGGATTTGCGAGAAGGTTTGCTTCCTACAAAAGGGCCGATTTGGTATTTTCCAATCTGGAACGACTTTTAAAAGTGGGTGAAAAGGGAAGGTTTCAAATTGTTTATGCAGGAAAGGCACACCCAAAAGATATCCCTGGCAAAGACATCATAAAAAAAATTATTGAGTTTACAAAAACAATCGACAATAAAATAAAAGTTATATTTTTAAAAGATTACAATATGGAAAAAGCCTTAAAATTGGTTTCCGGAGTGGATGTCTGGCTCAATACACCGTTGCGCCCCCGAGAGGCATCGGGTACCAGCGGCATGAAAGCAGCACATAACGGTGTAATCAATTTTAGTATCCTGGATGGTTGGTGGATTGAGGGGCATATTGAAGGAATTACAGGCTGGTCTATTGGTCCCAAGCCGTTAGAATCCTCTCTTGTAAATGTTAACGACATGACAGATGCTGAGGATTTGTACAACAAATTGGAAAATATTATTATTCCCATGTATTATAAAGATAAAAGTCACTGGATAAAGGTTATGAAGAATTCTATTGGTAAAATCGCATATTATTTTAATACCCATCGTATGATGCGCCGATATGTGACTGAAGCCTATATAAGATAA
- the lpdA gene encoding dihydrolipoyl dehydrogenase: protein MPEGNSTFELVIIGGGPGGYVAAIKAAQLGIKTALIEKDRVGGTCLHRGCIPTKALLHSADLYLRFLKANEFGITVDKLGINYPQFHRRKEAVVKRLFQGTQFLLKKNGVEVFPGEGQLTSSSNVLIKKNGTDIGKITTKNVILATGSVPLIPDKIPHDRKYVLTSDDILLWEEIPKSIIIAGGGAVGVEFAHLFNVLGTKVTIIELLNDILPAEDGEISAALRKIFNKRGIDILTNTSLEKVVIDNGVNVEIQRKSNTPPPPASAENREFIKADRLLLALGRRPALADIGIEKLSLHFKGKFLQTNEVMETNQDGLFAIGDITGPPLLAHKSSREGVLAVLHITGKETTPINYQNMPGVTYCLPQTASIGLTQEGAEKRGYKTRVGKIPLIANSKAIIDGEYEDGFVKIISDEKYGEILGMHAIGPNVGELMWGMSLNAILEGTAFELSNTIFPHPTLSEAISEAAHAVVDKPIHL from the coding sequence TTGCCTGAAGGAAACTCTACCTTTGAGCTTGTAATCATCGGTGGCGGACCAGGTGGTTATGTAGCGGCTATAAAAGCTGCTCAGTTAGGAATAAAAACTGCTCTCATAGAAAAAGACAGGGTTGGCGGTACGTGTTTACATAGGGGTTGCATTCCAACAAAGGCACTCCTCCATTCCGCAGATCTCTACCTGCGATTTCTCAAGGCAAATGAATTTGGAATTACCGTCGATAAATTAGGGATTAATTATCCACAGTTTCATCGGAGAAAAGAGGCAGTCGTTAAACGGCTATTTCAGGGGACGCAATTTCTCCTTAAGAAAAATGGCGTAGAAGTTTTTCCAGGTGAGGGACAGCTTACATCATCAAGCAATGTTTTAATCAAAAAAAATGGAACGGACATTGGCAAAATAACTACAAAAAATGTTATATTGGCTACGGGTTCTGTTCCGCTCATTCCTGATAAGATCCCACACGACAGAAAGTACGTGCTTACCAGTGATGACATTTTGCTGTGGGAAGAAATTCCCAAATCTATCATTATTGCCGGTGGAGGTGCTGTGGGAGTAGAATTCGCCCATCTTTTTAATGTCCTTGGAACTAAGGTAACCATCATAGAACTTCTGAATGACATCCTTCCTGCAGAAGACGGAGAAATCAGCGCCGCTTTAAGAAAAATTTTCAACAAAAGAGGTATCGATATCTTGACAAATACCTCTTTAGAAAAGGTTGTCATTGATAATGGCGTTAACGTGGAGATACAGCGAAAAAGTAACACGCCTCCCCCCCCCGCCTCAGCAGAAAACAGGGAATTTATAAAAGCAGATCGTTTGCTTCTCGCTTTAGGCAGAAGACCAGCCTTAGCAGATATCGGGATAGAAAAATTGTCCTTACATTTTAAAGGAAAATTTCTGCAAACCAATGAGGTTATGGAAACCAATCAGGATGGACTCTTTGCCATTGGAGACATTACAGGCCCCCCCCTTCTTGCCCATAAGTCTTCACGCGAAGGAGTACTGGCTGTCCTTCACATCACAGGCAAGGAAACCACCCCAATAAATTATCAGAACATGCCGGGAGTGACGTATTGCCTTCCGCAGACAGCAAGTATAGGACTTACTCAAGAAGGGGCAGAAAAAAGAGGGTACAAAACAAGAGTAGGAAAAATTCCGCTCATTGCCAATAGTAAAGCCATTATTGATGGTGAATATGAAGATGGGTTTGTAAAAATCATTTCTGATGAGAAATACGGTGAGATATTAGGAATGCATGCTATAGGACCAAACGTGGGTGAATTAATGTGGGGTATGTCACTGAACGCAATTTTGGAGGGGACGGCTTTTGAGTTGTCGAATACGATATTCCCCCATCCCACCTTATCTGAGGCCATTTCTGAAGCCGCCCATGCAGTCGTTGATAAACCAATACATTTGTAA
- a CDS encoding pyridoxamine 5'-phosphate oxidase family protein, producing the protein MGSAEDILCRIKNFIERVELFYVATSDQKGEVHLAVVKDLIFLPDTKHIAFKSWFCKKTIENIQKAPNISIAIYDAKSDTGYQIIGKAVSKSIVAVLNGYAPELEKIEKEYPQEEYQLTIKITNIMDLHRVTHSDKYLLST; encoded by the coding sequence ATGGGATCAGCGGAAGATATTCTGTGCCGAATTAAAAATTTTATTGAAAGAGTAGAACTCTTTTATGTGGCAACTTCTGATCAAAAGGGAGAGGTACATCTTGCAGTAGTGAAAGACTTGATTTTTTTACCTGATACAAAGCATATAGCTTTCAAGTCGTGGTTTTGCAAAAAAACAATTGAAAATATCCAAAAAGCCCCGAATATATCCATCGCCATTTATGATGCAAAGTCTGATACGGGTTATCAGATTATCGGTAAGGCAGTTTCAAAGAGTATCGTTGCTGTTTTGAATGGTTATGCACCTGAGTTAGAGAAGATTGAAAAAGAATATCCGCAAGAAGAGTATCAACTAACGATAAAGATAACAAATATTATGGATTTACATAGAGTAACACATTCTGATAAGTATCTTTTGAGCACATGA
- a CDS encoding B12-binding domain-containing radical SAM protein: protein MKRKMMLINPHKPGRHGEESITVIVQMPLNLAYVAALTPGDWEFDVIDENLELAIDDNDEITFKPVDLVCITSVTYQSPRAYKIAAACRKKGMTVIMGGIHASVMPEEAANYVDSVFVGEAEEVWPQVIKDFEEGKLKKVYQGGLPPLSLMKKVHPNRELMKKKYNYKFSSIVTTKGCPNYCDFCSVPTFQGRKFRERPYEDVLDEMAATDYKGLMLAEDNFYGHGKKSNERARDLFKGMVERGIHKDWLGFTALNISQDPETLGYMAKSGNFGMLIGIESTNEAVLQKMNKRVNLKLGTDSYFDCIQKIHDAGLVVWGSVVFGADGDDKDSFKRMTDFILENNIDILTFGINCPFPKTQLYARLDSEKRIFRKNYPEDWQYYDTAHVVHRLVDMTLEDFIEGMQYVYDHVYAGDNLRTRFRNSIKTTKNPRNSMFAFRVGSDWKQVFEQVLQNLKELYDSGDYYKDCYKSSAAPVLKPIMEAVTT from the coding sequence ATGAAAAGAAAAATGATGTTGATTAACCCACACAAGCCTGGTAGGCATGGTGAAGAGAGTATTACCGTAATCGTCCAGATGCCTTTGAATCTTGCCTACGTTGCCGCCCTTACACCAGGCGATTGGGAATTTGACGTTATTGACGAAAATCTCGAATTGGCAATAGATGATAACGATGAAATCACCTTTAAACCTGTTGACCTTGTATGCATTACATCGGTTACCTATCAATCTCCAAGAGCTTATAAGATTGCTGCTGCGTGTAGGAAAAAGGGGATGACAGTAATCATGGGTGGAATACACGCATCCGTAATGCCCGAAGAAGCAGCAAATTACGTTGATTCTGTTTTTGTGGGTGAAGCAGAAGAGGTGTGGCCACAGGTCATAAAAGATTTTGAAGAAGGAAAACTGAAAAAGGTATACCAAGGCGGGCTCCCCCCCCTCAGCCTGATGAAAAAGGTACATCCAAATCGAGAACTCATGAAGAAAAAATATAATTATAAATTCTCCTCCATTGTAACAACGAAAGGATGTCCAAACTACTGTGATTTCTGCAGTGTACCCACATTCCAAGGCAGAAAATTCAGGGAAAGACCTTATGAGGATGTTCTTGATGAGATGGCGGCAACGGATTATAAAGGTTTAATGTTGGCGGAGGACAACTTTTACGGGCATGGCAAAAAATCAAACGAGAGGGCGCGGGATCTTTTCAAGGGCATGGTAGAGCGCGGCATTCATAAAGACTGGCTGGGGTTCACAGCCTTGAATATTTCCCAAGATCCAGAAACTCTGGGTTATATGGCCAAGAGTGGTAATTTTGGTATGCTTATCGGTATCGAATCTACCAATGAGGCCGTTTTACAGAAGATGAATAAGCGGGTAAATCTTAAGTTGGGTACTGATAGTTATTTTGATTGTATCCAAAAGATACACGACGCTGGTTTAGTTGTTTGGGGATCAGTAGTGTTTGGAGCCGATGGAGATGATAAAGACTCCTTTAAAAGAATGACTGATTTCATATTGGAGAATAATATTGATATTCTTACCTTCGGCATCAACTGTCCGTTCCCAAAGACACAACTCTACGCCAGACTGGATTCAGAAAAGAGAATCTTCAGGAAAAATTACCCGGAGGATTGGCAATACTATGATACTGCCCATGTGGTTCATCGGTTAGTGGATATGACGTTAGAAGACTTTATTGAAGGCATGCAATATGTTTATGATCATGTTTACGCAGGTGATAACTTGAGAACACGTTTCAGAAATTCTATTAAAACAACGAAAAATCCAAGAAACTCCATGTTTGCGTTCAGGGTAGGCTCTGACTGGAAACAAGTGTTCGAACAGGTCCTGCAGAATTTAAAAGAATTGTATGACTCCGGCGATTATTATAAAGATTGTTACAAATCAAGTGCGGCGCCTGTTTTAAAACCCATTATGGAAGCCGTCACTACATAA
- a CDS encoding phytoene desaturase family protein, with translation MISSNRCIQSTNKDRLYPYYDAIVIGAGIAGLVCGTFLAKHGKKVLVVEQHFIPGGYCTSFKRKGFNFDAAVHHIGGCGKWGIVGRCLKTLGIEMDFYPLDPMDHLIFPNFTIEIPADLDNYIVRLQSRYPSEKDSIKHFFQDFLKLYRATFNNEKSQIIDKYRNQTYGEMLNAFLKNDELKMILSGQWGYIGLPPAQTSAIGMCQMMVNYLKDGAFFPAGGTQEFANAIFKKFIDFGGHIMLSSKAEKILCTDKTAVGVKLQEGKEIYSNLVVSNIDARQTFFELLECKLDTPFLQRIRKMKESCSFFLLYLGIGEGIDLSKLQRGFYHTATDASYGNAEWMYVSIPTKICPNLAPAGKQIISVVVYMEKEKYKDITDWKSFKESMIVKTTNRLEEYVPDIKKYIEVKDAATPKTLERYTLNTNGAAYGWEVGVDQIWDNRLPHQTPIDNLYLAGHWTRPGPGICAVVSSGWGVANLIMEKENWR, from the coding sequence ATGATATCTTCCAATCGATGCATTCAATCCACTAATAAGGATAGGCTCTATCCTTATTATGATGCAATTGTGATTGGCGCGGGCATCGCAGGTCTGGTTTGCGGTACATTCCTTGCCAAACACGGGAAAAAAGTACTCGTAGTGGAGCAGCATTTCATCCCGGGCGGTTATTGCACTTCATTTAAAAGGAAGGGTTTCAATTTTGATGCGGCAGTTCATCATATTGGGGGTTGTGGAAAATGGGGTATTGTAGGGCGTTGCCTTAAAACTTTGGGGATAGAGATGGATTTTTATCCTCTCGACCCAATGGACCATTTGATCTTCCCCAACTTTACCATAGAAATTCCAGCCGATTTGGACAACTATATCGTACGCTTGCAGAGTCGCTATCCATCGGAAAAAGATAGTATTAAACATTTCTTTCAGGATTTTCTAAAACTCTACCGTGCTACATTTAATAATGAGAAAAGCCAAATTATAGATAAATACAGAAACCAGACATATGGTGAGATGCTAAATGCTTTTTTAAAGAATGACGAGCTCAAGATGATACTTTCCGGTCAATGGGGTTACATAGGGCTCCCCCCTGCTCAGACTTCTGCTATTGGTATGTGTCAGATGATGGTCAATTATCTCAAAGATGGCGCCTTTTTTCCTGCTGGCGGTACACAAGAGTTTGCTAATGCAATTTTTAAGAAATTTATTGATTTTGGCGGGCATATTATGTTATCATCCAAAGCCGAAAAAATTTTATGTACCGACAAAACTGCTGTTGGTGTCAAGTTACAAGAAGGGAAAGAAATATACTCAAACCTGGTTGTTTCAAACATTGATGCCCGACAGACTTTTTTTGAATTGTTAGAATGTAAATTAGATACACCGTTCCTTCAAAGAATTCGAAAAATGAAGGAAAGCTGTTCCTTTTTCCTTTTGTATTTGGGCATAGGTGAAGGCATAGATTTAAGCAAATTACAAAGGGGATTTTATCATACTGCCACAGATGCAAGTTACGGGAATGCCGAGTGGATGTATGTATCAATTCCGACAAAGATATGTCCAAATCTTGCCCCTGCGGGCAAACAAATAATCTCTGTAGTTGTTTATATGGAAAAAGAGAAATATAAAGATATTACTGATTGGAAATCTTTTAAAGAAAGCATGATAGTAAAGACAACAAATCGACTGGAAGAATATGTTCCTGATATAAAAAAATATATCGAAGTAAAAGATGCAGCCACCCCAAAAACCCTGGAGCGGTACACGTTAAATACCAATGGGGCCGCTTATGGTTGGGAGGTCGGTGTGGATCAAATATGGGATAATAGACTTCCCCATCAGACGCCGATTGATAATCTGTATCTGGCTGGTCATTGGACAAGGCCTGGCCCTGGAATTTGTGCTGTTGTTTCTTCCGGATGGGGTGTAGCGAATTTAATTATGGAGAAGGAGAATTGGAGGTAA
- a CDS encoding beta-ketoacyl-[acyl-carrier-protein] synthase family protein — protein sequence MEKTRIVVTGVSVISSIGSNKEIFWKNLTNGVSGIKPITLFDVSKFHSKQAGEISDFDAKVYLGQKGIRHIDRTSLLVSSATVLAIKDANLENNTYNGDELGIVVGSTYGSIDSISSFDFQSLREGPNYVNPMDFPNTVLNAPASRASIFCKATGLNTTISNGVTSSIDAIIYASDFLRMGRVKAVVAGGVHGLTHDIFWGAHNSKILSGSKDGTEEICAPFDKRRNGMIIGEASALVILETLEDALRRNAHIYAEIKGYGTAFDPKMTVSRDYQIDGNKRAITGAIHDANLTLNDISYISANAYSGVYGDAMETSVIKEVFGMRANLIPVTAIKSMTGECYDASGALQTIAAVMSMNTHTVPPTINYKERDPECDLDYVANTARVLPVKNVLINTFSRLGNNSSLIISKYKP from the coding sequence ATGGAAAAAACGAGGATTGTTGTTACAGGTGTTTCAGTTATCTCATCTATTGGGAGTAATAAGGAAATTTTTTGGAAGAATTTAACCAATGGGGTATCGGGCATTAAACCCATCACCTTGTTTGACGTAAGTAAATTTCACAGTAAACAAGCCGGCGAGATTTCTGATTTTGACGCAAAGGTCTACCTTGGCCAAAAGGGAATTCGTCATATTGACAGAACATCCCTTCTTGTATCATCTGCAACGGTTCTTGCCATTAAGGATGCTAACTTGGAAAATAATACCTACAACGGTGACGAATTAGGTATTGTCGTTGGTTCTACGTATGGAAGTATTGACAGCATCAGTTCTTTCGATTTTCAGTCTTTGCGTGAAGGCCCTAATTATGTTAATCCCATGGACTTTCCTAACACCGTCCTGAATGCGCCGGCAAGCCGTGCCTCTATTTTTTGCAAGGCAACAGGACTGAATACAACAATCTCAAACGGCGTAACAAGTAGCATCGATGCAATTATTTACGCCTCTGATTTCCTTCGGATGGGTCGGGTAAAGGCTGTAGTTGCCGGAGGCGTGCACGGATTAACCCACGACATCTTTTGGGGAGCACATAATTCTAAAATATTATCGGGAAGTAAGGATGGGACTGAGGAAATTTGTGCACCCTTTGACAAAAGGCGCAATGGGATGATCATTGGCGAAGCATCGGCTTTAGTCATTCTTGAAACCTTAGAAGATGCACTCAGGAGAAATGCGCATATTTATGCAGAAATCAAGGGTTACGGAACCGCATTTGACCCTAAGATGACTGTTAGCAGAGATTATCAAATAGACGGCAATAAAAGAGCTATCACGGGTGCCATTCATGACGCAAACCTGACGTTGAATGATATTTCTTACATATCTGCCAATGCTTATTCTGGAGTTTATGGTGATGCAATGGAAACCAGCGTTATTAAAGAAGTCTTCGGCATGAGGGCAAATCTCATCCCTGTTACAGCAATAAAGTCTATGACAGGTGAATGTTATGATGCCTCAGGAGCATTGCAGACAATAGCCGCAGTGATGTCCATGAATACACACACAGTTCCACCCACAATTAATTATAAGGAACGTGATCCTGAATGTGATTTAGATTATGTAGCCAATACCGCAAGAGTCTTGCCAGTCAAAAATGTCCTTATCAACACCTTCTCGCGATTGGGAAACAACTCATCCTTAATTATCTCCAAATACAAGCCGTAA
- a CDS encoding beta-ketoacyl-[acyl-carrier-protein] synthase family protein: MNKRVVITGVGMITPIGSGKDTFWSALITGVSGVDDVTCIDTSGYKVHKGCEVKNFKYSDYIKNGVLKKIGKGSQFAIAATKLALNDARLDIHTVDLERFGVSVGTTAGEIQILEKVNYIRHKEGEDKVDPDLFLMHPCNNIPANVAIEFGFKGPNTIIPTACAAGNYAIGYAYDLIKFGRVDMMVAGGSDPFSKVAYTGFARLGAIAPEICQPFDKNRKGMMVGEGAGMLLLESLDHAMERNANIYAEIIGYGLSCDAYHITIPHPDGEGVVSAMKKALKSANLKPEDVQYVSAHGTGTPANDKAETISIKKVFGDKPEHLAISSIKSMIGHTMGAASAIEAITCALVVQNDIIPPTINYETPDPECDLDYVPNVARKQTVNIALNNAHAFGGNNSCLVVKKFTGRT; encoded by the coding sequence ATGAATAAACGTGTGGTTATAACAGGCGTAGGTATGATCACCCCTATCGGATCGGGAAAGGACACATTCTGGAGTGCCCTAATCACTGGGGTATCTGGTGTTGATGATGTGACGTGCATTGACACTTCCGGATATAAGGTACATAAAGGATGCGAAGTAAAAAACTTCAAGTATTCCGATTATATAAAAAATGGCGTCCTTAAAAAAATTGGCAAAGGTTCTCAATTTGCGATTGCGGCAACAAAGCTTGCTCTGAATGATGCCAGGCTTGACATCCATACCGTTGACTTAGAAAGGTTTGGAGTTTCTGTAGGAACTACTGCGGGAGAAATACAAATACTGGAAAAAGTCAATTATATACGACACAAAGAGGGTGAAGATAAAGTAGACCCTGATTTGTTTCTTATGCATCCGTGTAATAATATTCCTGCTAACGTTGCCATTGAATTTGGTTTCAAAGGCCCCAATACTATTATCCCCACAGCATGCGCAGCGGGTAATTATGCAATTGGATATGCTTATGATTTGATTAAGTTCGGGCGTGTGGATATGATGGTTGCTGGCGGTTCAGACCCTTTTTCGAAGGTTGCCTATACAGGATTTGCCAGATTGGGCGCCATTGCCCCAGAGATATGTCAGCCATTTGACAAAAACAGGAAAGGCATGATGGTTGGTGAAGGCGCAGGCATGCTTCTCTTAGAATCACTTGATCATGCGATGGAGAGAAATGCAAATATTTATGCCGAAATCATTGGCTACGGCCTTAGCTGTGACGCCTATCATATAACTATCCCTCATCCCGACGGGGAAGGCGTTGTCTCCGCTATGAAAAAAGCCTTAAAAAGCGCAAATCTAAAACCTGAAGACGTCCAGTATGTCAGCGCCCATGGAACAGGAACCCCTGCCAATGACAAAGCTGAAACGATCTCTATTAAAAAGGTATTTGGAGATAAACCTGAGCATCTCGCAATTAGTTCAATAAAATCAATGATTGGTCATACAATGGGCGCTGCCAGTGCAATAGAAGCCATTACCTGTGCATTGGTTGTCCAAAACGATATCATTCCCCCAACGATTAATTATGAAACACCAGATCCGGAATGTGATCTGGATTATGTACCTAATGTAGCAAGAAAACAAACGGTAAATATCGCACTGAATAATGCTCATGCATTTGGTGGTAATAATAGCTGTTTAGTTGTAAAAAAATTTACTGGTAGAACGTGA
- the fabZ gene encoding 3-hydroxyacyl-ACP dehydratase FabZ, with amino-acid sequence MFIDKVIEFEEGKRIVCVKNVSGNEPVFVGHFPDFAIMPGVLIIEAMAQASIILFRKSLPTKNNRDTVFLLASVNNARFTKPVFPGDQIFIEITVEKIVSKGAIVQAAVAVDEKAVAKATLTFGIADKSSLISS; translated from the coding sequence TTGTTTATAGATAAAGTTATTGAGTTTGAAGAGGGAAAGAGAATTGTTTGTGTAAAAAATGTCTCCGGCAATGAACCAGTCTTTGTTGGACATTTCCCAGACTTTGCCATCATGCCAGGGGTTTTGATCATCGAGGCAATGGCACAGGCTTCTATCATCCTGTTCAGGAAGAGCCTCCCCACCAAAAATAACAGGGATACGGTTTTTTTATTGGCATCAGTAAATAATGCTCGGTTTACAAAACCCGTCTTTCCCGGCGACCAAATCTTCATAGAAATCACTGTAGAAAAGATTGTCTCCAAGGGAGCCATCGTTCAGGCAGCAGTAGCGGTTGATGAAAAAGCGGTTGCTAAGGCAACTCTGACTTTTGGAATTGCAGATAAAAGCTCATTAATATCGAGTTGA
- a CDS encoding acyl carrier protein, whose translation MNAEEIEKGVTAIVAEVTELDEKEIWDKRDANFFKDLEIDSLLALEILALIEKKFKVQIPEEKLVDITSLSATIDLTKSVLAESGKLSS comes from the coding sequence TTGAACGCTGAAGAAATTGAAAAAGGTGTAACTGCAATAGTCGCTGAGGTTACAGAACTAGATGAAAAAGAAATTTGGGACAAAAGAGATGCAAATTTTTTTAAAGACCTCGAGATTGATTCCCTTTTGGCCCTTGAAATTCTTGCACTTATTGAGAAAAAATTCAAGGTGCAAATCCCCGAAGAAAAGCTTGTTGATATTACATCCCTAAGTGCTACCATTGATCTAACGAAATCTGTCTTGGCAGAAAGCGGAAAACTTTCATCTTAA
- a CDS encoding YkgJ family cysteine cluster protein: protein MKCRIGCGACCIVLSISSPIPGMPNGKPAGVRCQQLSPDNRCILFGKPERPAVCLSLQSSEEMCGQTAEEAYAYLEFLERCTAPSCSSNHELLILNR from the coding sequence GTGAAATGTAGAATAGGATGTGGCGCCTGTTGTATTGTACTATCGATTTCATCTCCCATTCCCGGAATGCCAAATGGCAAACCCGCCGGTGTTCGATGCCAGCAACTCAGTCCGGATAACCGCTGCATCCTCTTCGGCAAACCGGAAAGGCCTGCAGTTTGTTTGAGCCTTCAATCGTCGGAAGAGATGTGCGGACAAACTGCTGAAGAAGCATATGCCTATCTGGAATTTCTCGAACGATGTACTGCTCCCTCCTGCTCTTCTAATCACGAACTTTTAATTTTAAACAGATAA